A single window of Candidatus Limnocylindrales bacterium DNA harbors:
- a CDS encoding discoidin domain-containing protein, with product MKSSHLTVLLIFTLFTLGLTYPLVFHLNSSVFAVYGDPLLTTWILAWDVHKLFTDPQNLFQANIFYPYKNVLAYSENLLASSLFAAPILLLSQNPILAHNGVFLLSFILSGFGTYLLVRHLTHNPYAGLFSGIIFAFGPYKFSHLGHLQLLTTQWIPFCFLFLHRLLETHRWRDLFLFWLFFILQALSSSYYALFLSLSLGIWLVAYGLISRRNFLSSLWSKLGGFVILSVLVLYPVSRPYFKVQEEMGFTRTLEEVKVFSADLKNYLGVPHFNKLYGKVLVRFAKTEAMLFPGTLALLFAGLGILFAVRPLKWRTLFPERGLFLKNVPVIGAYGFMVILAGILSLGPQLHLFGITLEGPYGILYHHVPGFKGLRVPSRWGMMVSFGLSVLAGYGVLPLLRNTGNSKQNKRYLSFLRTPFLVCALLSALLVVEYDSTPLSLHKVPVGEQIPEVYQWLAKQEGDFPIFELPLQSNLQDYWREAPYVYFSTYHWKKLINGYSGFSPPLAILIHQVMETFPDETSIQILQRLGTRYLIIHSETYPPWYVRKLLQDLECFDDQLILREKFGEAYLYEINGLKEGLENRKPVNLSPQSLQEIRVAHSNYNSEEAKLAVDGNLKTRWTTKTPQKPDMYFELELENISPISGVLLNMGSSMPEYPRQFQVEVSTDGTGWEPVNLLPGSLLSLAESAIQTPKQPRLDFVFAQPIKTKFIRISQTGQDKQWAWSIHEIQVYK from the coding sequence TTGAAATCTTCGCACCTGACAGTTTTACTTATTTTTACCCTTTTTACTTTGGGATTGACGTATCCTTTAGTCTTTCACTTAAACTCCTCGGTGTTTGCCGTCTACGGAGATCCCCTGTTAACCACCTGGATCCTGGCCTGGGATGTCCATAAGCTGTTCACCGACCCTCAAAACCTGTTCCAGGCCAATATCTTTTATCCCTATAAAAATGTCCTGGCTTATTCCGAGAATCTTCTGGCCAGCAGTCTCTTTGCCGCTCCCATACTGCTCCTTTCCCAAAATCCCATCCTGGCCCATAATGGCGTCTTTCTGCTTTCCTTTATACTTTCAGGTTTTGGAACTTACCTGCTGGTTCGACATCTAACCCATAACCCGTATGCCGGTCTCTTTTCCGGAATTATATTTGCCTTTGGCCCTTATAAGTTCAGCCACCTGGGCCATTTGCAACTGTTGACCACCCAGTGGATTCCCTTCTGTTTTTTATTCCTTCATCGCCTCTTAGAAACCCATCGTTGGAGAGATCTTTTTCTTTTCTGGTTGTTTTTCATCCTGCAGGCTTTATCCTCAAGTTATTATGCTTTGTTTCTTTCCCTCTCCCTGGGAATTTGGCTGGTTGCCTATGGACTAATCTCCCGGAGAAACTTTCTATCTTCCCTGTGGAGTAAACTGGGAGGTTTTGTAATTTTGTCGGTTCTCGTTCTCTATCCGGTCAGCCGTCCCTACTTTAAGGTACAGGAGGAAATGGGTTTTACCCGAACCCTGGAAGAGGTCAAAGTATTTTCTGCGGATCTTAAGAACTACTTGGGAGTTCCCCACTTCAATAAATTATATGGAAAAGTTTTAGTTCGTTTTGCCAAAACAGAAGCGATGCTATTTCCCGGAACCCTGGCTCTGCTGTTTGCCGGCCTTGGTATTTTATTCGCGGTTCGTCCCTTAAAATGGAGAACGCTCTTCCCGGAGAGAGGTTTATTTTTAAAAAATGTTCCTGTTATCGGGGCCTATGGATTTATGGTTATTTTAGCTGGAATTTTATCTCTGGGACCTCAACTCCACCTTTTTGGAATAACCCTGGAGGGGCCTTACGGGATTTTATACCATCACGTACCTGGATTTAAAGGGCTAAGGGTTCCCTCTCGATGGGGAATGATGGTATCCTTCGGCCTCAGTGTCTTAGCCGGATATGGAGTTCTTCCTTTACTCAGGAATACAGGAAATAGCAAGCAAAATAAAAGATATCTGTCCTTTCTTCGTACTCCATTTTTAGTTTGTGCCTTACTTTCGGCCTTATTGGTTGTGGAATACGACTCAACACCTCTTTCTCTCCATAAAGTACCTGTCGGAGAACAGATTCCGGAAGTCTACCAATGGCTGGCCAAACAGGAAGGGGACTTTCCCATTTTTGAACTTCCCCTTCAGTCGAACTTACAGGATTACTGGCGGGAAGCCCCCTACGTATATTTTTCTACGTACCATTGGAAAAAACTTATAAACGGATATAGTGGATTCTCTCCCCCACTGGCTATTTTAATCCATCAAGTTATGGAAACTTTTCCTGATGAGACCTCCATTCAGATTCTTCAACGACTGGGGACCCGGTATTTGATTATCCATTCAGAAACGTATCCACCCTGGTATGTCCGCAAACTCTTGCAAGACTTAGAATGTTTTGATGATCAGCTTATCCTTCGGGAAAAATTTGGAGAAGCCTATCTTTACGAAATTAACGGATTAAAAGAGGGTCTAGAAAATAGGAAGCCGGTAAATTTAAGCCCACAAAGCCTGCAGGAGATCCGGGTAGCCCATTCAAATTATAATTCAGAAGAGGCTAAACTGGCCGTGGATGGGAATTTAAAAACTCGCTGGACAACCAAGACTCCCCAAAAGCCGGATATGTATTTCGAGCTGGAACTTGAAAATATTTCCCCGATCTCTGGAGTCCTTTTAAATATGGGGTCTTCCATGCCAGAATATCCTCGACAGTTCCAGGTGGAGGTTTCCACCGATGGAACCGGGTGGGAGCCTGTAAATCTTCTTCCGGGATCTCTGCTATCTTTGGCCGAATCGGCTATTCAAACCCCCAAACAACCCCGGTTAGATTTTGTCTTTGCCCAACCTATAAAAACTAAATTTATCCGAATTTCCCAGACAGGTCAAGATAAACAATGGGCCTGGTCTATCCATGAAATTCAGGTATATAAATGA
- a CDS encoding lysophospholipid acyltransferase family protein: MKSFRSPLIYLLPPLAAGFLYGLGKTLDLTILNEASHAELRKQFPNLIYTLWHGRLLLLVYSHRNRGITVLVSQSQDGEYLSRMLQWARFRTVRGSSTRGGVRGLLGLIKAIREGYDVAITPDGPQGPAHHVQPGVIYLAQQTGAPIVPVTASAKRYKEFQSWDRFLVPYPFSKAVVLFGEPFFVPSKATEQMIVDYQEKLQKELNRITEEADQYCRWKIS, from the coding sequence ATGAAGTCGTTCCGTTCTCCCCTGATATATCTCTTACCTCCCTTGGCAGCAGGATTTCTCTACGGTTTAGGGAAAACCCTGGATTTAACCATTCTTAACGAGGCCTCCCATGCCGAGTTGCGAAAGCAATTTCCGAACCTGATTTATACGCTCTGGCATGGTCGGCTTTTGCTTCTGGTTTATAGCCATCGAAATAGAGGGATTACGGTCTTGGTGAGTCAAAGTCAGGATGGGGAATACCTCAGTCGAATGCTTCAATGGGCCCGGTTCCGTACCGTTCGGGGTTCTTCAACAAGGGGTGGAGTACGGGGATTGCTTGGATTGATCAAGGCGATCCGGGAGGGTTATGATGTGGCCATTACCCCGGACGGCCCCCAGGGGCCGGCCCATCACGTTCAGCCTGGAGTTATCTATCTCGCCCAACAAACAGGCGCCCCCATTGTACCGGTAACGGCTTCAGCTAAAAGATATAAGGAGTTTCAGAGTTGGGATCGATTCTTAGTTCCCTATCCTTTTTCAAAGGCTGTGGTCCTCTTTGGAGAGCCGTTTTTTGTACCTTCAAAGGCAACAGAGCAAATGATTGTTGATTATCAGGAAAAATTACAAAAAGAATTAAACCGGATTACAGAAGAAGCGGATCAGTATTGTCGATGGAAAATTTCTTGA
- a CDS encoding ComEC/Rec2 family competence protein yields the protein MLEVFFFDVGYGDSILIRLPEGRHVLIDGGYPEYGARVVDEIKKLGITHLNLVVSTHPHPDHIGGLAEVLNHFKVDRVFGSHPLTSDLLPEAFVSAIKNKNIPYKPGRRGEKLFESEELSMEIFHPVQVDEDLNNSSIGIRLKFKNISFLFTADISPRAEKELLLAGVPLQANVLKAGHHGHATLREFIEAVRPDLVVISVGENPYGAPLPETLELYQQLGIKILRTDQMGTIRLATDGLTLWNLTNSNKKP from the coding sequence TTGCTGGAAGTTTTTTTCTTCGATGTGGGATATGGAGATTCCATTTTGATACGATTGCCGGAAGGCCGACATGTCCTTATCGATGGGGGATATCCTGAATATGGAGCCCGGGTCGTAGACGAAATCAAAAAATTAGGGATTACCCACTTAAATCTGGTCGTTTCTACCCATCCCCACCCGGATCATATTGGAGGACTTGCCGAGGTTTTGAATCATTTTAAGGTGGATAGAGTCTTCGGAAGCCACCCCCTGACCTCGGATTTGCTTCCAGAGGCCTTTGTAAGTGCCATCAAAAATAAAAATATCCCCTATAAACCCGGAAGACGGGGAGAGAAGCTCTTTGAATCCGAGGAACTGAGTATGGAGATCTTTCACCCGGTTCAGGTAGACGAAGACCTGAATAACAGTTCTATAGGAATTCGATTAAAATTTAAGAATATAAGTTTTTTATTTACCGCAGATATCAGCCCAAGAGCTGAAAAAGAGCTCCTCCTGGCCGGAGTTCCTTTACAGGCCAATGTTCTCAAGGCCGGACACCATGGGCATGCCACGCTTCGGGAGTTTATAGAGGCCGTTCGACCCGACCTGGTAGTTATTTCCGTAGGAGAAAACCCTTATGGAGCCCCTTTACCTGAAACCCTGGAATTATATCAACAATTGGGGATTAAAATTTTAAGGACCGATCAGATGGGTACGATCCGTCTGGCAACCGATGGTTTAACCCTATGGAACCTTACAAATTCAAACAAAAAGCCTTAG
- a CDS encoding VanZ family protein, with product MEPYKFKQKALDWLILILYTGIVYATLYHARLVSTFLRQRLGSWYSPFVNIFILAMGTFFLIQMGQKRWTSYLFLVPIFGIYVYLFKQLPLPEERIHFLEYGVMGYLSLRALAHTFPPPSLYLWAVGLTFLLGWIDEGIQGLLPNRIYDIRDVFMNGLSGILGILVYKILLNPNTSPHT from the coding sequence ATGGAACCTTACAAATTCAAACAAAAAGCCTTAGATTGGCTTATTTTAATTCTTTATACCGGAATCGTCTACGCAACACTCTACCACGCCCGGCTGGTTTCCACCTTTCTCCGACAACGTTTAGGATCCTGGTATTCCCCCTTTGTGAATATTTTCATCCTAGCCATGGGAACCTTCTTTCTGATTCAGATGGGGCAAAAGAGATGGACCTCCTACTTATTCCTTGTTCCGATTTTCGGAATATATGTGTACCTGTTTAAGCAACTTCCTTTACCGGAAGAACGGATCCATTTCCTGGAATATGGGGTTATGGGCTACCTTTCCCTCCGAGCCTTAGCCCACACTTTCCCTCCCCCATCACTTTATCTATGGGCTGTGGGTCTAACTTTCCTTCTGGGATGGATCGATGAAGGTATTCAAGGACTTTTACCAAACCGGATTTACGATATACGGGATGTATTCATGAATGGACTTTCCGGGATTTTAGGAATTCTGGTTTATAAAATTTTATTAAACCCGAACACTTCTCCCCATACCTAA
- a CDS encoding diguanylate cyclase translates to MAKILVVDDHTNILLLISLILKQYNYQIITAEDGVEAIEKARKEQPDLILLDVQIPKIDGYRVCQILKETKETRTIPIIFISSAHRDLKDIIRGLETGGTDYITKPFDNLELVARIKANLRIKMLYDELEEKNRRLKELYNELEEKNRDLERIAVTDGLTGLYNHRHFYERLTEEFAKAVRHNLNLSCIMLDIDHFKKINDTYGHLQGDKILKSFSEILKTSIRHTDIAARYGGEEFSILLPHTDIKGAFLEGERIRVRVSMAEFPCQDQILNITVSLGISTYPHEKIQTANDLVSYADRLLYEAKRLGRNQTVISTDNS, encoded by the coding sequence ATGGCAAAAATACTTGTGGTTGACGATCATACTAATATTTTGCTCCTTATTTCCTTAATCCTGAAGCAATATAACTATCAGATTATAACCGCCGAAGATGGGGTAGAAGCTATTGAAAAGGCCAGAAAAGAGCAACCTGATTTGATTCTCCTTGATGTCCAAATTCCTAAAATTGACGGGTACAGGGTCTGTCAAATCCTTAAAGAAACAAAGGAAACCAGGACGATTCCCATTATTTTCATTTCTTCAGCCCATCGAGATTTAAAGGATATCATCCGGGGACTGGAGACTGGAGGTACCGATTATATTACAAAGCCCTTTGATAATTTAGAGCTTGTAGCCCGCATCAAAGCTAACCTGCGAATCAAGATGCTGTATGACGAGCTCGAGGAGAAGAATCGACGTTTAAAGGAGTTATACAATGAATTGGAAGAAAAAAATAGAGACTTAGAAAGGATCGCCGTTACCGATGGATTAACCGGGCTTTACAACCATAGACATTTCTACGAACGTCTCACCGAAGAGTTTGCGAAAGCAGTACGCCATAACTTAAATCTATCCTGTATTATGTTAGATATCGATCACTTCAAGAAAATCAACGACACTTACGGACATTTGCAAGGGGATAAAATTCTCAAGAGCTTCTCAGAAATCCTCAAAACCAGCATTCGACATACCGACATAGCCGCCCGGTATGGGGGAGAGGAGTTTTCTATTCTTTTACCCCATACCGACATAAAAGGGGCCTTTCTGGAGGGGGAACGTATTCGAGTCCGTGTCAGCATGGCAGAGTTTCCCTGCCAGGACCAAATCTTAAACATAACCGTTAGTCTGGGTATCTCAACTTACCCCCATGAAAAAATTCAAACGGCCAACGACCTGGTCAGTTATGCAGACCGTCTTCTTTATGAGGCCAAGCGTTTAGGGAGAAATCAAACCGTTATTTCCACCGATAATTCTTAA
- a CDS encoding Phenylacetic acid catabolic protein yields MEKEERMMAKIRAGEKIESPEEMTEEYRENLIHLMLMQADSELAGAYGYVPIIMKAPNITEALAVATIVKDEIRHARVMYKLLEDLGVDMEARFKQYDYTLRVSDKMDLGSRRVAGDARVNIFYYPIETWADFVMFNFCMDRGAGHQLVDALHCSYGPWSRAMEGIFKEESMHISHGETWVKRMAQDPATRDEIQEALNRWYPRTMNIFGRPNSPRNKLYRKLGLKQRDNEEVRQAFAREVKEFVEQVGLTLPEWKPNWEKVSEEAAIPG; encoded by the coding sequence ATGGAAAAAGAGGAAAGAATGATGGCCAAGATTCGGGCGGGGGAGAAAATAGAATCTCCCGAAGAAATGACCGAGGAGTATCGGGAGAATCTTATCCATCTGATGCTCATGCAGGCGGATTCTGAACTGGCGGGAGCTTATGGTTACGTACCCATCATCATGAAAGCTCCTAATATTACCGAAGCTCTAGCCGTAGCGACCATTGTCAAAGATGAAATTCGCCATGCTCGGGTTATGTATAAGCTTTTGGAAGATCTGGGGGTCGATATGGAGGCCCGGTTTAAGCAGTATGATTATACCCTGAGGGTGAGCGATAAGATGGATCTTGGAAGTCGGCGTGTGGCCGGAGATGCCCGGGTCAATATTTTCTACTATCCCATTGAAACCTGGGCCGATTTTGTCATGTTCAACTTCTGTATGGATCGGGGTGCAGGTCATCAACTGGTGGATGCCTTGCATTGCAGTTACGGTCCCTGGAGTCGAGCCATGGAAGGTATCTTCAAAGAAGAAAGTATGCATATCTCCCATGGAGAAACCTGGGTAAAGCGTATGGCCCAGGATCCGGCTACACGGGACGAAATTCAAGAGGCTTTAAACCGATGGTATCCGCGAACCATGAACATCTTCGGCCGTCCGAATTCCCCTCGTAATAAACTTTACCGTAAACTGGGTCTTAAACAACGAGACAACGAGGAAGTTCGTCAGGCTTTTGCCAGGGAAGTGAAGGAGTTTGTAGAACAGGTTGGGTTAACCCTACCGGAATGGAAACCCAACTGGGAGAAGGTAAGCGAAGAAGCGGCCATTCCGGGTTAA
- a CDS encoding ornithine cyclodeaminase family protein — MMRFLSQKDLKQLLRMEEVIEAVENAFREYGEGKYRMPVRFSLEIPELEGTLLLMPAFLGGSEVMGSKLVSVYPQNPQKGLPSVMALYILNDAKTGRPLAVMDGTYLTGIRTGAASAIASKYLARKSSTVLGIFGAGVQAEFQLWALKTSFPLKKVLVYSRTLARAEMFAKEMSRKYQIPVEAMSRPEEVVKDSDILVTATTSKVPVFQGREVTPGTHINAIGAFTPQAREVDEDLVQAAKIVVDTYEGTQTEAGDLLIPIQMGLITLEDIYAELSELVMGQKAGRTNDQEITLFKSVGVAIEDAATAKLAYDRAVQLGVGTILYNET, encoded by the coding sequence ATGATGAGATTTCTTTCACAAAAAGACCTTAAACAACTTCTCCGTATGGAAGAAGTTATCGAGGCCGTGGAGAATGCTTTTCGAGAGTATGGGGAGGGAAAGTATCGGATGCCTGTCCGATTTTCCCTGGAGATTCCGGAGTTGGAAGGAACTCTACTTTTGATGCCGGCCTTTTTAGGAGGTTCCGAAGTTATGGGGAGCAAGCTGGTCTCTGTTTATCCTCAAAATCCTCAAAAGGGGCTCCCTTCGGTGATGGCCCTGTACATCTTAAATGATGCGAAGACCGGACGACCTTTAGCGGTTATGGATGGGACCTATCTGACAGGTATCCGAACAGGGGCCGCTTCTGCCATAGCCTCTAAGTATTTAGCCCGTAAATCTTCTACGGTTTTAGGTATTTTTGGTGCGGGAGTTCAGGCAGAATTCCAATTATGGGCCCTTAAGACTTCTTTTCCGTTGAAAAAAGTTCTGGTCTATAGCCGAACCCTGGCCAGGGCGGAGATGTTTGCCAAGGAAATGAGCAGAAAGTATCAGATTCCCGTTGAAGCTATGTCCCGACCGGAAGAAGTCGTCAAGGACTCGGATATTCTGGTAACGGCTACAACCTCTAAAGTACCTGTTTTTCAAGGTCGGGAGGTTACGCCGGGAACTCATATTAATGCTATCGGTGCTTTTACCCCTCAGGCCCGCGAGGTCGATGAAGATCTGGTTCAGGCGGCTAAAATTGTTGTAGATACCTATGAAGGGACCCAGACTGAAGCAGGAGATCTCCTGATCCCGATTCAAATGGGGCTTATCACCCTGGAGGATATTTATGCAGAGCTGAGTGAACTGGTGATGGGACAGAAGGCCGGACGCACCAACGATCAGGAAATTACCTTGTTTAAATCGGTAGGAGTTGCCATTGAAGATGCGGCTACGGCAAAGCTGGCTTATGATAGGGCCGTGCAGCTAGGAGTCGGAACTATTCTATACAATGAAACATAA
- the icd gene encoding isocitrate dehydrogenase (NADP(+)), producing the protein MITFDKLKVPTEGDKIEIQDGHLKVPDQPIIPFIEGDGTGRDIWRATQRVLDAGVEKAYQGRRKIIWFEVYAGEKAKKFYDEWLPKDTLRAIEYFIVALKGPLTTPVGGGIRSLNVTLRQTLDLYACIRPVRYFQGVPTPVRNPEKMNVVIFRENTEDVYAGIEWKEGSEEAKKVIRFLNQEMGVQIRADSGIGIKPISITGTKRLVRKAIRYAIERKRKSVTLVHKGNIMKFTEGSFRDWGYELAKEEFADQTLTEDEVNAVYEGKAPEGKIIIKDRIADSMFQQILTRADEYDIIATPNLNGDYLSDACAAQVGGLGMAPGGNIGDYIALFEATHGTAPKYADKDMVNPGSLILSGVMLLEYLGWTEAADRITRGLEKTILQKRVTYDLERLMEGATKLKTSEFGNAIIENM; encoded by the coding sequence ATGATCACATTTGACAAATTGAAGGTACCTACGGAAGGAGATAAAATAGAAATTCAAGACGGCCATCTCAAGGTTCCAGACCAACCGATTATTCCCTTTATAGAGGGCGATGGAACCGGACGGGATATCTGGCGCGCCACTCAACGTGTTTTGGATGCCGGAGTAGAGAAAGCTTATCAGGGACGTCGAAAAATCATCTGGTTTGAGGTCTATGCAGGGGAAAAGGCCAAAAAATTCTACGATGAATGGCTACCTAAAGATACCTTGCGGGCCATTGAATATTTTATTGTAGCCCTCAAGGGTCCTCTAACAACTCCTGTTGGAGGAGGAATCCGAAGCTTGAACGTAACTCTCCGGCAGACGTTGGATCTTTATGCCTGTATTCGACCGGTTCGTTATTTCCAGGGAGTTCCCACACCGGTCCGTAATCCGGAGAAAATGAATGTGGTTATCTTTCGAGAAAATACCGAAGATGTCTATGCAGGGATTGAATGGAAGGAGGGATCGGAAGAAGCGAAAAAGGTTATTCGGTTTTTAAACCAGGAAATGGGAGTTCAGATTCGGGCAGATTCGGGGATTGGAATTAAACCCATCAGTATTACAGGTACTAAAAGATTGGTCCGTAAAGCTATTCGCTATGCCATTGAGCGTAAGCGTAAAAGTGTTACCTTAGTCCATAAGGGGAACATCATGAAATTTACCGAAGGTTCTTTCCGGGATTGGGGATATGAACTGGCAAAGGAAGAATTTGCCGATCAAACCCTTACCGAAGATGAAGTAAATGCAGTGTATGAGGGGAAAGCTCCGGAAGGGAAGATTATCATAAAGGATCGGATTGCCGACAGCATGTTTCAGCAAATTTTAACCCGGGCGGATGAATACGATATCATTGCAACTCCCAATCTCAACGGAGATTATCTTTCTGATGCCTGTGCGGCCCAGGTTGGAGGGCTTGGAATGGCCCCGGGTGGTAACATAGGGGATTATATTGCCCTTTTTGAGGCTACCCACGGTACAGCCCCCAAATATGCCGATAAAGACATGGTAAATCCCGGATCCCTTATCCTTTCTGGCGTTATGCTTTTGGAATATCTGGGATGGACCGAAGCGGCTGACCGGATCACGCGAGGACTCGAGAAAACTATCCTGCAGAAGCGAGTTACCTATGACCTGGAGCGGCTCATGGAAGGAGCTACAAAACTCAAGACTTCGGAATTTGGAAATGCCATTATAGAGAATATGTAG
- the mdh gene encoding malate dehydrogenase: MRKKITIVGAGNVGATAAHWACTKELGDIVLVDVIEGVPQGKALDLQEAGPIEGYDVKIIGSNSYEETRGSNVVVITAGIARKPGMSREDLLDINARIVKEVTEKIVALSPQAILIVVSNPLDVMAYVALKVSQFPKNRVIGMAGVLDTARFRTFIAMELGVSVEDIQAFVLGGHGDSMVPLVRYSNVGGIPIEKLLTQEQIARIVDRTRKGGGEIVNLLKTGSAYYAPSAAVIQMVEAILKDKKRILPCAAYLEGEYGIKGVYVGVPVLLGSNGIEKIFEIELTKEESEALRTSAEDVRKSMERLTL, translated from the coding sequence ATGCGTAAGAAAATTACCATTGTAGGTGCAGGTAATGTCGGAGCAACGGCGGCTCACTGGGCTTGTACGAAGGAATTAGGAGATATTGTCCTGGTCGATGTTATCGAAGGAGTTCCTCAAGGAAAGGCCTTAGATCTTCAAGAAGCAGGACCCATCGAAGGCTATGATGTAAAAATCATCGGGAGCAACAGTTATGAAGAAACCAGAGGATCCAATGTGGTGGTTATAACCGCCGGAATTGCCCGGAAACCGGGGATGAGTCGAGAGGATCTCCTGGACATCAATGCCCGGATTGTGAAAGAAGTTACAGAAAAGATTGTAGCCCTTTCCCCTCAAGCCATCCTGATTGTTGTTTCCAACCCTCTGGATGTGATGGCCTATGTGGCCCTGAAGGTCAGTCAATTTCCGAAAAATCGGGTCATTGGAATGGCCGGGGTTTTAGATACGGCAAGGTTTCGAACCTTTATTGCCATGGAATTAGGGGTTTCTGTGGAAGATATCCAGGCCTTTGTTTTGGGAGGGCATGGAGATTCCATGGTTCCCCTGGTCCGCTACTCCAATGTGGGCGGGATTCCCATCGAAAAACTCTTAACCCAGGAACAAATCGCTCGCATTGTGGATAGAACCCGAAAGGGGGGGGGAGAAATTGTAAACCTGCTTAAAACCGGAAGTGCTTACTATGCCCCCTCCGCAGCGGTCATTCAAATGGTAGAGGCCATTCTTAAAGATAAAAAGCGTATTCTCCCCTGTGCTGCCTATCTGGAAGGAGAGTATGGGATCAAAGGTGTTTATGTAGGTGTACCTGTTTTATTAGGTTCAAACGGTATTGAAAAGATCTTCGAAATCGAGCTCACGAAAGAAGAAAGCGAGGCTCTCAGGACTTCGGCGGAAGATGTGCGAAAATCCATGGAAAGACTGACCTTATAA